One stretch of Glandiceps talaboti chromosome 7, keGlaTala1.1, whole genome shotgun sequence DNA includes these proteins:
- the LOC144438163 gene encoding uncharacterized protein LOC144438163 isoform X3, with protein sequence MSTQQDVPKEITGNIRNELGDKGKHIVYKLVKVEPKTEKWEDRLLVLSVCRAYLFTFPTKPPAKLEYDFHFLDIQSFESRKPLQLRIGVGDKSRVYLMTSIGDADDVITHIAVSLKKYFPYTPFEKFVKVITLEPASRHEKIKEHLNKLSSVEQSPCGGFSNMYACMCDLHQMPYREEVAWDIDTIYVSQNNKEMCLNDFDHLESRDMVPVISSLRYNRWFNKISAKGVKLSSEASKQIAKVLMKNPNIQELHLENTNIHRWDFGQELATALQVPSSLHALNLKGNHIDDRGVQHLCGIIPKLSVGLTELNLSNTKISTKGRGASNLGTNLAAGKAKKTLKKLFLSDNSFKGEEFAPLLTFLANPNVVSHLDLSNSETALDSVFPALLQGCLHTLTHLNLSRNILTNRKSKDLFIPQAMKEYFATTTALKYVNLSGNRLPPQFVKDVLLGIASNGAMRDLELDISNNELKAEGSRVLESCIATIHAIGALDISGNGLEGDLASVVDWIGTNIHIKKLSIGNNLHTVRQNKKQLNRFLDTIVKLLQVDDGSLEWFSMADCKLKAHTASVLDAVGSNTVLTYLDISGNGMGDVGTRSLAKALQLNTKLKTVKLDRNDISVNGLQDLADSLERNHTLESMPTPVSDAGNAWRTNPEKTDAAILKIEELLMRNNSSAQYDAEVIDQAYRTQQSFHVSTSQQVVDKLTADVQQAADHLAGCEDETVLADVAEAMKYVQDGHNSKEMLNSMYLAPRESTQKMIDAKIQELKDLLTTCVKEQLQKSVDEMLNCGERLCPSIVKEELKSGIQETAHQKSQISETYVAEWVEQKAGAAIANKASELHLAAATAVCNKITDELVDCLSKYRTRLNVHLSTIAQNKNKNGKIELDAMENIETKDSEVNKVSESSTLRKRKSVRPKSVFIKDLDSSNTSLSSIKEEKPNVRPFKRHQYEEIDLISSPDDKHVFTDENSPYSSSPSLDMNTSEDELEREKGSGDDLTSPPSTPAFTTMSDSDSPPAVPTVSDFDSLPSPTHAPLKTVTVNRPRKPKRVRPTRPVLTTTTEDNKNKTNALPDDDVEETKNQDIDVSQGVNNFFETTTVMDPAILKPATMQQSSHEEVKKTKKDKTKDKRKEKKDKDKEVDAEKEKPPKPDKKPKKVKEETKKSKKGIFSNIKRPTFLSSREKSPSSKKSRNSVAENEKEKAKEKQKSQEDLSIYEEVKPQDQEPGEDTQQEVESATRNAETEVPKVPINRPNTPEHDLQVVGEESEKEEEPAIIVPKKPIGVPMFGGFAMPGMTPGKGGDIFSEMKQKQDQKLSNKQKADENKRESEDFSSKNEPESRIPSEKSKQEAKAVESTSSLTKTQPSNLVEDHPSSAPSTKDATLSDVTTKGDISPKPRPRSSRVERPPSTKVTTDTELTTKGNVSPKPKQRSSRTTEQPPPMVPFTKESTDTDVTVKGNISPKPKPRSLRTLDQPASTVPPKKEITDTEVPVKGNISPKPKPKSRVPEQPPPMVPSMKETSDTDVTVKGNISPKPRQRSSRTTDQPPPVVPSMKETTNIEVPVKGNISPKPKPKSSRVTEQEPPSMKETTDMDVTVKGNISPKPTSRSAKISEQTPTDVTSSTDPDKISSLVDKDSSSIPKDLISSVQVQKSDQDKESHTTHESNIDKQSHVMRPIPTEVSEHQSSDMVPHPPKLPQEQTAAPELKNQPITDPEVTENKPTSTATKVTVKAETDSKAETIPPKPSEPPTIGDDGKPSIVQTKGSEQIQHQQQQQQQQKQHQIMPHTSPRPDTPSPPSSRKSRTKPPPPIKPKPKPASLKKPAITAKKPESPPLSPKSPRLRSSSKRQNEGIDRTTQQRISVKARAKLINIGDYPKAPEEKSSKEGSAAEGTNRSKSFSKMTNDKVDQDNDTPERSKSLGAAKVTARGGYENIVIIEGLKEDKEPNEQTNVRADVGTDKKIVDEEKKDNKGSITGEDSKKDLTKEEETQGKDGKIESKTTEAAKSLESSIMENKSEDEGSSELDLEGEGYVFV encoded by the exons GTATTGTCAGTATGCAGGGCATATTTATTTACCTTTCCAACAAAGCCACCAGCAAAG CTTGAATATGACTTCCATTTCCTTGATATTCAGTCCTTTGAGAGCAGGAAACCACTACAG CTAAGAATTGGTGTCGGTGATAAATCCAGGGTCTACCTCATGACCAGTATTGGTGATGCAGATGATGTGATCACTCATATTGCAGTTTCCTTAAAGAAATACTTCCCCTATACACCATTTGA AAAATTTGTGAAGGTCATAACGCTAGAACCTGCATCAAGACATGAAAAAATCAAGGAGCACTTGAATAAACTGTCCAGTGTAGAACAAAGTCCATGTGGAGGCTTTTCAAATATGTATGCCTGTATGTGTGACCTCCATCAAATGCCTTACAGAGAAGAAGTGGCatgg GATATTGACACAATCTATGTGAGTCAGAACAATAAAGAGATGTGTCTGAATGATTTTGATCATCTTGAATCAAG AGATATGGTTCCAGTGATATCTTCCTTACGTTACAATCGCTGGTTTAACAAAATATCGGCTAAAGGTGTGAAACTG TCTTCAGAGGCTTCCAAACAAATAGCTAAAGTGCTGATGAAGAATCCAAACATACAAGAGCTTCATCTAGAAAATACCAATATCCATAGATG GGACTTTGGCCAAGAGCTTGCAACAGCTCTTCAAGTACCTTCAAGTCTTCATGCCTTAAATCTGAAAGGCAATCACATCGATGACAGAGGTGTCCAGCATCTGTGTGGTATCATTCCAAAGTTGTCAGTAGGACTGACTGAACTGAATTTATCCAACACTAAAATTTCTACCAAAGGTAGAG GAGCATCTAATCTTGGCACAAATTTGGCTGCTGGTAAAGCCAAGAAGACATTAAAGAAGTTGTTTCTGTCTGATAATTCTTTCAAAGGAGAAGAATTTGCA cCACTACTGACATTCCTGGCCAATCCCAACGTGGTGAGTCATCTTGATTTGAGTAACTCTGAAACAGCCTTGGATTCTGTATTTCCAGCACTACTGCAGGGATGTTTACATACACTGACACATTTGAATCTGTCAAGGAATATACTTACCAATAG gaaAAGCAAAGATCTGTTTATTCCGCAAGCAATGAAGGAATACTTTGCCACAACAACAGCACTGAAGTATGTTAATCTCTCAGGTAACAGACTACCACCTCAGTTTGTCAA GGATGTACTACTTGGAATAGCTAGTAATGGTGCAATGAGAGACTTAGAGCTGGATATAAGCAATAATGAG TTGAAAGCTGAAGGTAGTCGAGTTTTGGAGAGCTGCATCGCTACTATTCACGCTATTGGAGCACTAGACATCAGTGGTAATGGTCTGGAAGGCGATCTTGCCAGTGTAGTAGATTGGATAGGAACtaatatacacatcaaaaaGTTGTCTATCGgtaataatctacatacagtaAGGCAGAATAAGAA ACAGCTGAACAGATTTCTTGACACAATTGTCAAGTTGCTTCAGGTGGATGATGGG TCGTTGGAGTGGTTCTCAATGGCTGACTGTAAACTTAAAGCACACACAGCTAGTGTGTTGGATGCTGTAGGAAGCAATACAGTGTTGACATACCTTGATATCAG TGGCAATGGCATGGGAGATGTTGGTACCAGATCATTGGCCAAGGCACTTCAACTCAACACAAAGTTAAAGACTGTCAAGTTGGATAGAAATGACATCAGTGTCAATGGACTGCAAGACTTAGCGGATTCATTGGAAAG GAATCATACACTTGAAAGTATGCCAACTCCGGTCAGTGATGCTGGTAATGCATGGAGAACAAATCCAGAGAAGACTGATGCAGCCATCTTGAAAATAGAGGAACTGTTAATGAGAAATAACAGTAGTGCACAGTATGATGCTGAGGTCATTGATCAAGCTTACAGGACTCAACAGAGTTTCCATGTGTCTACCTCTCAACAG GTTGTAGATAAACTGACAGCAGATGTACAACAAGCTGCTGATCACCTGGCTGGATGTGAAGATGAGACTGTGTTAGCTGACGTAGCAGAAGccatgaaatatgtacaggatGGCCACAACTCAAAAGAG ATGCTGAATTCAATGTATCTTGCACCAAGAGAATCTACCCAAAAGATGATCGATGCCAAAATACAAGAATTGAAAGATTTGCTGACAACTTGTGTGAAAGAACAACTACAG AAATCAGTTGATGAAATGCTGAACTGTGGTGAAAGGCTATGCCCCTCTATTGTTAAAGAAGAGTTAAAATCTGGTATTCAAGAAACAGCACACCAAAAAAGTCAAATCTCAGAGACCTATGTGGCGGAATGGGTGGAACAAAAAGCTGGGGCAGCTATTGCTAATAAAGCCAG TGAACTTCATTTGGCTGCAGCGACAGCAGTTTGTAACAAGATCACAGATGAACTAGTGGATTGCCTTTCAAAGTATAGAACAAGACTT AATGTACATTTGAGTACCATTGCACAGAACAAAAACAAGAATGGCAAAATAGAGTTGGATGCCATGGAAAACATTGAAACCAAGGATTCAGAAGTGAACAAGGTG AGTGAATCATCAACACTTCGGAAGAGAAAAAGTGTGAGACCCAAGTCTGTCTTCATAAAAG ACCTTGATTCATCTAACACTTCACTTTCTTCAATAAAAGAAGAGAAGCCGAATGTCAGACCATTTAAGCGTCATCAGTATGAAGAAATTGATCTCATTTCTTCTCCAGATGATAAACATGTGTTTACAGATGAAAATAGCCCTTATAGCTCAAGTCCAAGTCTTGACATGAATACATCAGAAGATGAACTTGAACGTGAAAAAGGTAGTGGAG ATGACCTTACATCACCTCCAAGTACACCAGCCTTTACAACCATGTCAGACTCTGACAGTCCACCAGCCGTACCTACAGTATCAGACTTTGACAGTCTTCCATCTCCTACCCATGCACCCTTGAAAACTGTGACGGTGAATAGACCTAGAAAACCGAAGAGAGTGAGACCAACGAGACCAGTTCTTACAACAACAACCGAGGACAataagaacaaaacaaatgctCTGCCAGATGATGATGTTGAGGAAACTAAAAACCAGGATATTGATGTGAGTCAAGGAGTCAACAATTTCTTTGAAACGACAACAGTTATGGATCCAGCAATTCTCAAACCAGCTACTATGCAGCAAAG CTCTCATGAAGAAGTTAAAAAGACAAAGAAAGATAAAACCAAagacaaaagaaaagaaaagaaagacaaaGATAAGGAAGTGGATGCAGAGAAAGAAAAACCACCCAAACCAGACAAGAAACCGAAGAAAGTGAAAGAAGAAACCAAAAAAAG TAAAAAGGGGATTTTCTCGAATATAAAAAGGCCAACTTTTCTGAGTTCTAGAGAAAAGTCTCCATCAAGTAAGAAATCAAGAAACAGTGTTGCAGAAAATGAAAAAGAGAAGGCAAAAGAGAAACAGAAATCACAGGAAGATCTGAGTATTTACGAAGAAGTAAAACCTCAAGACCAAGAACCAG GAGAGGATACCCAGCAAGAGGTGGAAAGTGCTACCAGAAATGCAGAAACTGAGGTACCCAAAGTCCCAATCAATAGACCAAACACACCTGAACACGACTTACAAGTGGTTGGAGAAGAGAGTGAGAAAGAAGAAGAACCAGCTATTATTGTCCCCAAAAAACCCATTGGTGTGCCAATGTTTGGTGGATTTGCTATGCCTGGAATGACCCCTGGCAAAGGAGGTGATATCTTTTCAGAAATGAAACAGAAACAAGACCAAAAGTTATCAAACAAGCAG aaagcAGATGAAAATAAGAGAGAAAGTGAAGACTTTTCATCAAAGAATGAGCCTGAATCAAGGATTCCTTCAGAGAAATCAAAGCAGGAAGCTAAAGCAGTTGAAAGCACATCCTCCCTGACCAAAACACAACCTTCAAATTTAGTCGAAGATCACCCATCCAGTGCACCATCAACTAAAGATGCTACTCTCTCAGATGTAACTACAAAGGGAGACATTTCACCTAAACCCAGGCCTAGATCTTCCAGAGTTGAACGGCCACCATCTACAAAAGTAACCACTGATACAGAGCTGACTACAAAGGGAAATGTTTCTCCCAAACCCAAGCAAAGATCTTCACGCACAACTGAACAACCACCACCAATGGTACCATTTACAAAAGAAAGCACTGACACGGATGTGACTGTAAAGGGAAATATATCACCCAAACCTAAGCCAAGATCTTTACGTACACTTGATCAACCAGCATCAACGGTGCCACCTAAAAAAGAAATCACTGACACAGAGGTTCCTGTAAAGGGAAATATTTCACCAAAACCCAAGCCAAAATCAAGAGTACCTGAACAACCACCACCAATGGTACCATCTATGAAAGAAACCAGTGACACGGATGTGACTGTCAAGGGAAATATATCACCCAAACCCAGACAAAGATCTTCACGCACAACTGATCAACCACCACCTGTGGTACCATCTATGAAAGAAACCACCAACATAGAGGTTCCTGTGAAGGGAAATATTTCACCAAAACCCAAGCCGAAATCTTCAAGAGTAACTGAACAAGAACCACCATCTATGAAAGAAACCACTGACATGGATGTGACTGTCAAGGGAAATATTTCACCTAAACCCACATCAAGATCTGCCAAGATATCTGAACAAACACCTACAGATGTTACATCAAGTACAGATCCTGATAAGATAAGTAGTCTTGTGGACAAAGATTCATCTTCTATACCAAAGGATCTGATATCATCAGTACAAGTACAAAAAAGTGACCAAGATAAGGAGTCACATACAACACATGAATCTAACATTGACAAACAGTCTCATGTTATGAGGCCAATTCCAACAGAAGTAAGTGAGCACCAATCATCAGATATGGTTCCACATCCACCAAAACTGCCACAAGAGCAAACAGCGGCGCCAGAACTAAAAAATCAACCAATAACAGATCCTGAGGTGACAGAAAACAAACCAACATCAACAGCCACAAAGGTGACAGTGAAAGCTGAAACTGACAGTAAAGCTGAGACCATACCACCCAAGCCCAGTGAGCCACCGACAATAGGAGATGATGGCAAACCAAGTATAGTGCAAACAAAAGGTAGTGAACAAatacaacatcaacaacaacaacaacaacaacaaaaacaacatcaaatcatGCCACATACCTCACCAAGACCAGATACACCGTCACCTCCAAGTAGCAGGAAATCCAGAacaaaaccaccaccaccaatcaAACCTAAACCCAAACCAGCCTCACTTAAGAAACCAGCCATTACCGCCAAAAAACCAG AATCACCACCACTGAGCCCAAAGTCCCCTCGTCTGAGATCAAGTAGTAAACGGCAAAATGAAGGTATAGATAGAACAACTCAACAAAGGATTTCTGTGAAGGCAAGAGCCAAATTAATCAACATAGGGGATTATCCAAAGGCACCTGAGGAGAAAAGTTCTAAGGAAGGGTCTGCTGCTGAAGGAACAAATAGATCTaagtcattttcaaaaatgacaaatgataAAGTTGACCAAG ATAATGACACGCCAGAAAGATCCAAGTCACTTGGTGCAGCAAAAGTTACAGCAAGAGGTGGTTATGAAAACATAGTGATAATTGAAGGTTTGAAAGAAGACAAGGAACCAAATGAGCAAACTAACGTAAGGGCTGATGTAGGAACAGATAAGAAGATTGTGGATGAAGAAAAGAAAGACAACAAAGGTTCAATAACTGGTGAGGATTCAAAGAAAGACCTTACTAAGGAGGAAGAAACCCAGGGTAAAGATGGAAAGATTGAGAGTAAAACCACTGAAGCAGCAAAGTCACTGGAATCTTCAATTATGGAAAATAAATCTGAAGATGAAGGAAGTTCTGAACTTGATTTAGAAGGAGAAGGTTATgtttttgtgtaa